In Bacillus cereus ATCC 14579, a single window of DNA contains:
- a CDS encoding CPBP family intramembrane glutamic endopeptidase, with protein sequence MTLRDMWGWKEILYLFMFVFVIVPVTVESLFYKYILEMIGNSLYAGVLMGFIMAVIFTTVVYLFCIKRYKLSWKDIGIRKLSWKDLLWTVGAVIFLIVASIAVLVIMEKMGISFENSKTETVQNDKSIYSFCIVVIGAAIISPIYEEILYRGVFYTFFRDRYGMWGGMFISSIIFTVVHIPTYNTLLVNFLSGVVFAWLYEKTNSILSAMIAHALFNFIAVLLTFVSN encoded by the coding sequence ATGACTTTGAGGGATATGTGGGGATGGAAAGAAATTTTATATTTATTTATGTTTGTATTTGTTATTGTTCCAGTAACTGTTGAATCTCTTTTTTATAAATATATTTTAGAAATGATAGGTAACTCACTATATGCTGGAGTATTAATGGGCTTTATAATGGCAGTGATATTTACTACTGTAGTTTATCTTTTTTGTATCAAAAGATATAAACTCTCGTGGAAAGATATTGGAATTCGGAAGCTTTCATGGAAAGATCTTTTATGGACAGTTGGAGCGGTTATTTTCTTAATTGTAGCTAGTATTGCTGTATTAGTGATAATGGAGAAAATGGGTATTTCCTTTGAAAATAGTAAGACGGAGACGGTCCAAAATGATAAATCAATCTATTCATTCTGTATCGTGGTAATTGGAGCAGCAATTATATCACCAATCTATGAAGAGATTTTATATCGAGGTGTTTTTTATACATTTTTTCGTGATAGATATGGCATGTGGGGCGGTATGTTTATTAGTTCCATAATATTTACCGTTGTCCATATCCCTACATATAACACATTACTGGTGAATTTTTTGAGTGGGGTAGTATTTGCATGGTTATATGAGAAAACAAATTCTATTTTATCAGCTATGATTGCCCACGCATTATTCAATTTCATAGCAGTACTTCTAACATTTGTGTCGAATTAA
- a CDS encoding phosphotransferase enzyme family protein, with amino-acid sequence MEIAVERVFTKEILKRAVNLFHVTVEEKPLGDFENYIFKAKGDNDEDYVLRLTHSSHRSKQEVEAELDFLRYVAENGAKVAGPLYSTSRNLVEEIVAEDGTFFFASLFIYAKGEQVKGAESPYWGDAYFEAWGKAIGQLHRLTMDYPKTDYRDTWEEDESGIVNELEDGQVKEIAAVLMDEIKALPVERETFGLMHGDIHQGNFHYDGKELTIFDFDDAAYNYFIHDLAMVLYYSVLFTPWTAEEKTDFARKQLQVLRKGYEYEHRLADSWYESLPLFLRLRDIGLYGTLQKKFKGKDMPDNFLKLSEELYERIIKREAIVNI; translated from the coding sequence ATGGAAATAGCTGTAGAACGTGTTTTTACGAAAGAGATTTTAAAAAGAGCAGTGAATTTGTTTCATGTAACAGTAGAAGAAAAGCCACTTGGAGATTTTGAGAATTATATTTTTAAGGCGAAGGGTGATAATGATGAAGATTATGTATTACGTTTAACACATTCTTCTCATCGTTCTAAACAAGAGGTAGAGGCTGAACTAGATTTTTTACGATATGTTGCGGAGAATGGGGCAAAGGTAGCAGGACCTCTTTATTCAACGTCTCGAAATCTCGTAGAAGAAATCGTAGCAGAGGATGGGACTTTCTTTTTCGCTTCTTTATTTATATATGCAAAAGGTGAGCAAGTAAAAGGAGCAGAATCGCCTTATTGGGGAGATGCTTATTTTGAAGCGTGGGGAAAAGCGATTGGGCAACTGCATCGCCTTACAATGGATTATCCTAAAACAGACTACCGTGATACGTGGGAAGAAGACGAAAGTGGAATTGTTAATGAATTAGAAGATGGTCAAGTGAAAGAGATTGCAGCAGTATTAATGGATGAAATTAAGGCTCTTCCAGTTGAAAGAGAAACGTTCGGTCTTATGCACGGTGATATTCATCAAGGTAATTTTCATTATGATGGTAAAGAGCTAACAATCTTTGATTTTGATGATGCTGCTTATAATTACTTTATACATGATTTAGCGATGGTTTTATACTACTCTGTTCTATTTACACCGTGGACAGCAGAAGAGAAGACAGATTTTGCTCGTAAACAGTTACAAGTGTTACGAAAAGGATATGAGTATGAGCACAGGCTGGCGGATAGTTGGTATGAATCGTTACCACTATTTTTACGTTTACGTGATATAGGTTTATATGGAACGCTTCAAAAGAAGTTTAAAGGGAAAGATATGCCTGATAACTTCTTGAAATTATCAGAAGAGCTATACGAAAGAATTATTAAAAGAGAAGCAATTGTGAATATATAA
- the glnH gene encoding glutamine ABC transporter substrate-binding protein GlnH, whose product MLKMKKLFTLIVFSCLFVLVVAGCGSKKDEAKETNTKQGGAVEQIKKRGKLVVGVKNDTNLFGLKNPSTGQVEGFDVDVAKALAKKILGDEKKLELKEVTSKTRIPLLKNGDIDAIIATMTITEERKKEVDFSDVYFKAGQSLLVKKGSEIKSIDDVKKGVKVLAVKGSTSTNNIRQKSPEATVLEFENYSEAFTALKAGKGDVLTTDNAILYGMAKQDSNYEVVGKIFTDEPYGIAVQKGADDLTKEINSLLKDMKENGEYDKLYEKWIGQKQEK is encoded by the coding sequence ATGCTTAAAATGAAAAAGTTATTTACTTTAATCGTATTTTCATGTTTATTCGTGCTTGTTGTTGCTGGATGCGGAAGTAAAAAAGATGAGGCGAAAGAAACGAATACGAAGCAAGGCGGGGCCGTTGAGCAAATTAAGAAGCGCGGGAAACTAGTAGTTGGGGTGAAGAATGATACGAACTTATTTGGATTGAAAAACCCTTCCACAGGGCAGGTAGAAGGATTTGATGTTGATGTTGCAAAGGCGCTTGCCAAAAAAATTCTCGGAGATGAAAAGAAACTAGAATTAAAAGAAGTAACGTCTAAAACACGTATTCCACTACTGAAAAATGGTGACATTGATGCAATTATCGCAACAATGACAATTACGGAAGAACGTAAAAAAGAGGTCGATTTTTCAGATGTATATTTTAAAGCAGGGCAATCGTTACTCGTGAAAAAAGGGAGCGAAATTAAAAGTATTGATGATGTGAAAAAGGGTGTGAAGGTGTTAGCCGTAAAAGGTTCAACATCGACAAATAATATTCGTCAAAAGTCACCGGAAGCGACTGTATTAGAATTTGAAAATTACAGTGAGGCATTTACGGCGTTAAAAGCAGGAAAAGGTGATGTTTTAACGACAGATAATGCAATTCTTTACGGCATGGCAAAACAAGATTCAAATTATGAAGTTGTAGGGAAAATTTTTACGGATGAGCCGTACGGAATCGCAGTGCAAAAAGGTGCAGATGATTTAACGAAAGAGATTAATAGCTTGTTAAAAGATATGAAAGAGAATGGAGAATACGATAAATTGTATGAGAAATGGATTGGGCAAAAACAAGAGAAGTAA
- a CDS encoding alanine/glycine:cation symporter family protein — MEAFVNWLNNIVWSPALVYLCLGVGLYFSIRTKFLQVRHVGEMVKLTFQGEKSEAGVSSFQALALSLSGRVGTGNIAGVATAVAFGGPGAVFWMWAVAFLGAGSAYVESTLAQIYKTKHQGQFRGGPAYYIEKGLGVKWYALVFVAATILATGLLLPGVQANSIAVSLETAFGINTTVSGAILVVVLALIIFGGVKRIVNVAQVVVPFMAVGYILVACVIVAMNIEKLPEAFMLIIRSAFALEAAFGGIIGLAISWGVKRGIYSNEAGQGTGPHAAAAAEVSHPAKQGLVQAFSVYIDTLFVCSATAFMMIITGMYNVFDASGKNFIVNKLNGAQPGPGYTQAAVESVFPGFGNGFVAISLLFFAFTTIMAYYYIAETNIAYLNRDKDRPWMSMVLKFVFLGAVFYGCIKTAATAWALGDIGVGIMAWVNIIAILLLQKPALVALKDYEKQKKEGKDPVFDPGPLGIKNADFWEHEYGKDKKEEVS; from the coding sequence GTGGAAGCTTTCGTAAATTGGTTAAATAATATTGTTTGGAGTCCAGCACTTGTTTATTTATGTTTAGGAGTAGGTTTATATTTTTCCATTCGAACGAAGTTTTTACAAGTAAGGCACGTAGGAGAAATGGTTAAGCTGACATTTCAAGGAGAAAAATCAGAAGCTGGTGTTTCTTCATTCCAAGCGTTAGCACTTTCGTTATCAGGACGCGTTGGAACAGGAAATATTGCTGGGGTAGCAACCGCGGTTGCATTCGGTGGACCAGGAGCTGTATTTTGGATGTGGGCAGTAGCCTTTTTAGGGGCAGGATCAGCTTATGTAGAATCAACACTCGCGCAAATATATAAGACGAAACATCAAGGGCAGTTTCGTGGTGGACCTGCTTATTACATCGAAAAAGGTCTAGGTGTGAAATGGTATGCTTTAGTATTCGTTGCAGCGACAATTCTTGCAACTGGGCTTTTATTACCGGGCGTGCAAGCAAATAGTATTGCTGTAAGTTTAGAAACGGCTTTTGGTATTAATACTACCGTATCAGGGGCTATATTAGTTGTCGTATTAGCTCTTATCATTTTCGGTGGAGTAAAGCGAATTGTTAACGTAGCGCAAGTTGTCGTACCGTTTATGGCAGTAGGTTATATATTAGTAGCTTGCGTCATTGTTGCTATGAATATTGAAAAATTGCCAGAAGCATTTATGTTAATTATAAGAAGTGCATTTGCATTAGAAGCTGCTTTCGGTGGTATTATCGGTTTAGCAATCTCTTGGGGGGTAAAACGTGGTATTTATTCCAATGAAGCAGGACAAGGGACTGGACCACACGCAGCAGCTGCAGCCGAAGTATCACATCCAGCTAAGCAAGGTTTAGTACAAGCATTTTCCGTTTACATTGATACATTATTTGTTTGTTCAGCAACAGCATTTATGATGATTATTACAGGCATGTATAACGTATTTGATGCAAGCGGAAAAAACTTTATCGTTAATAAACTAAACGGCGCTCAGCCAGGACCAGGATATACACAGGCGGCGGTAGAATCTGTTTTCCCTGGATTTGGAAATGGTTTCGTTGCAATCTCGTTATTATTCTTCGCGTTTACAACAATTATGGCGTATTACTACATTGCAGAAACGAATATCGCGTACTTAAATCGTGATAAAGACCGTCCTTGGATGTCTATGGTATTAAAATTTGTATTTTTAGGAGCTGTATTCTACGGTTGTATAAAAACAGCAGCAACGGCTTGGGCTTTAGGTGATATCGGTGTAGGGATTATGGCATGGGTAAATATCATTGCGATTTTATTGTTACAAAAACCTGCATTAGTTGCATTAAAGGATTATGAAAAGCAGAAGAAAGAAGGAAAAGATCCAGTATTTGATCCAGGGCCATTGGGAATTAAAAATGCTGATTTCTGGGAACATGAATACGGAAAAGATAAGAAAGAAGAAGTATCTTAA
- a CDS encoding amino acid ABC transporter permease → MDFKGAITGDHILFLLKGLLITLEVALIAIVLSFIIGSVIGILRYTKIPVVSQVLGVIVEVIRNLPLLLIIFFTYFALPEAGLKLEIITAAIVALTIFEAAMISEIVRSGLLSIEKGQVEAARSSGLTYVQALWHIILPQALRRMVPPLVSQFISLLKDTSLAVVISLPELMHNAQIISGQNVNYMIPTFIVVACMYFIVNYSLSILSRRLELR, encoded by the coding sequence ATGGATTTCAAGGGAGCAATTACAGGAGATCATATTCTATTTTTATTAAAAGGATTACTTATAACATTAGAGGTAGCGCTCATAGCAATTGTACTTAGTTTTATTATTGGAAGTGTAATCGGTATATTGCGCTACACGAAAATACCTGTCGTCTCACAAGTATTAGGAGTTATAGTTGAAGTGATTCGAAACTTACCACTACTGTTAATTATATTTTTCACGTATTTTGCACTTCCAGAAGCAGGCTTGAAATTAGAAATTATAACAGCTGCAATTGTTGCTTTAACAATATTTGAGGCAGCAATGATATCTGAAATTGTTAGAAGTGGTCTATTGTCTATTGAAAAAGGGCAGGTTGAAGCTGCAAGATCTTCGGGATTAACGTATGTTCAAGCGCTTTGGCATATTATTTTGCCACAAGCATTAAGGAGAATGGTTCCGCCGCTTGTCAGTCAATTTATTTCATTGCTGAAGGATACGTCGCTAGCGGTTGTTATATCACTCCCTGAGCTTATGCATAATGCTCAAATTATTAGCGGGCAAAATGTGAATTACATGATTCCGACGTTTATAGTAGTAGCTTGTATGTACTTTATCGTAAATTATAGTTTATCAATTTTATCGAGAAGATTAGAACTCCGTTGA
- the gerKC gene encoding spore germination protein GerKC, giving the protein MFKKRVKLLFVLCTSSLLSGCWDQEPLREARLAYSIGSDITEENQLQQTIELVKSSSGEQSSFENEIHSATGHNIRDTSDALKKNVTGNIRYFKYGVQLLGTKILKKGILPYLDVSFRDPTNPTALVKLIAVDGETSEILEKKKVGNLLIGDFLKKKVKSLEDMSVFPKETLETAATKMLDPGKDFTLPSIKIKGKEVITNGLALFNNDKLTGHLPLKQSVLFVLLTGKMGTSARITQKLTSDESEKTSDYLTMEISNRKLKRDLKITTDKKGNVYAHIKLQLKVIALEAPRDNLYKMDERKKLNKELSKQLTKEAKKITKKLQKANCDAFGIGRHLIAYHPDLWKKKNWNKDYAKVKFKPEVEVNILYSGVLK; this is encoded by the coding sequence ATGTTCAAAAAAAGAGTTAAATTACTTTTTGTATTATGTACTAGTTCCCTCCTTTCTGGATGCTGGGATCAAGAACCATTAAGGGAGGCAAGGTTAGCTTATAGTATTGGATCTGATATTACGGAAGAGAATCAACTCCAGCAAACAATCGAGCTCGTAAAAAGTTCAAGCGGAGAGCAATCTTCATTCGAAAATGAAATACATTCAGCAACGGGGCATAACATAAGGGATACAAGCGATGCCCTAAAAAAAAATGTTACTGGGAATATTCGTTATTTTAAATATGGTGTTCAATTACTAGGAACCAAAATCCTAAAAAAAGGTATATTACCTTATTTAGATGTCAGCTTTCGGGACCCAACAAACCCAACTGCTTTAGTAAAACTTATTGCAGTAGATGGTGAAACATCCGAGATACTAGAAAAAAAGAAAGTAGGAAATTTACTAATTGGAGATTTTCTAAAGAAAAAAGTGAAAAGCTTAGAAGATATGAGTGTATTTCCAAAAGAAACTTTAGAGACAGCTGCTACAAAAATGTTAGATCCCGGTAAAGACTTTACCCTCCCTTCTATAAAAATAAAAGGAAAAGAAGTGATTACAAACGGTCTAGCTTTATTTAACAATGATAAATTAACTGGGCATTTACCTTTGAAACAATCTGTTTTATTCGTATTATTAACCGGAAAAATGGGAACAAGTGCCCGTATAACCCAGAAGCTTACTAGCGATGAATCAGAGAAAACATCTGATTATTTAACAATGGAAATTAGCAACCGAAAGTTAAAACGAGACTTAAAAATAACAACAGATAAAAAAGGAAATGTTTATGCTCACATTAAGCTCCAACTAAAAGTTATAGCGCTTGAAGCTCCGAGAGATAATCTTTACAAAATGGATGAAAGAAAAAAACTAAATAAAGAATTGTCTAAACAACTTACGAAAGAAGCTAAAAAGATAACGAAAAAGTTACAAAAAGCAAACTGTGATGCTTTCGGTATCGGCAGACACCTTATCGCCTACCACCCTGACTTATGGAAGAAGAAAAATTGGAATAAAGATTATGCAAAAGTAAAATTCAAACCTGAGGTAGAGGTAAACATTTTGTACAGTGGTGTCCTAAAATAA
- the gerKA gene encoding spore germination protein GerKA, with protein sequence MREKKEQQESTGQKHMFPSLPENINYIENKLSHSDDIKKLDLPFQNGKGIIIYIESLADPNLIHQLALEPLLTRSDLSLDKAFSTLNMKKETNLNYGVQLLLQGKSLYFHEHVDSFFIFETALSLKRDIAEPDNEGIVRGPHTGFVEDLATNLASIRKLIKSPNIVVKYFTLGEEMHTKVAIAYMQNIANDDLVTEVKRRLETIKTDALMPPGYIQEFIEDTSFSPFPQQLNTERPDRTAANLMEGRVAILSDGDPTALIVPVTLFAFYQSPDDYNNRWIVGSFVRMIRLVSFLIAFLLPAIYIATVAFHPDVLPLELVYTIKASLEKVPLPPIFEALLMELIFELLREAGIRLPSRVGQTIGIVGGLVIGDAIVKAGLVSYTMIIVVALTAISSFLVPSNDMSSAVRILRFPLMILAAIFGYVGISFGLIITFVHLCQLHSFHTPYLSPVAPMRIKDMKDSFVRLPIWSFWERPHDPKPKKMQRQHVTREDEDGDKHAK encoded by the coding sequence GTGAGAGAGAAAAAAGAACAACAAGAGAGTACGGGCCAAAAGCATATGTTTCCATCACTCCCTGAGAACATTAATTACATTGAAAATAAACTTTCTCATTCTGATGATATAAAAAAATTAGATCTCCCTTTTCAAAACGGAAAAGGAATAATCATATATATCGAATCTTTAGCAGACCCAAATCTAATTCATCAATTAGCTCTTGAGCCATTATTAACGCGATCGGATTTATCTTTAGATAAAGCTTTTTCTACATTAAATATGAAAAAAGAAACGAATTTAAATTATGGTGTGCAGCTTTTATTACAAGGTAAATCCTTATATTTTCATGAACACGTCGACAGTTTTTTTATTTTCGAAACAGCTTTATCTTTAAAGCGAGATATAGCAGAGCCTGATAATGAAGGGATTGTGCGCGGTCCACATACTGGTTTTGTAGAGGATCTAGCAACTAATTTAGCTTCGATTCGTAAGCTCATAAAAAGTCCAAATATCGTCGTTAAATATTTCACACTTGGTGAAGAAATGCATACGAAAGTGGCAATTGCTTATATGCAAAACATAGCGAATGACGATTTAGTTACAGAAGTAAAAAGAAGGTTAGAAACGATTAAGACAGATGCACTTATGCCTCCAGGATATATACAAGAATTTATAGAGGATACGTCTTTCTCACCATTTCCGCAGCAATTAAATACAGAGCGTCCAGATAGGACCGCTGCAAATTTAATGGAAGGACGAGTTGCTATTTTATCTGATGGAGATCCCACAGCGCTTATCGTTCCTGTTACGTTATTTGCTTTCTATCAATCACCAGACGATTATAATAACCGCTGGATTGTCGGTTCTTTCGTCCGAATGATTCGCTTAGTGAGTTTCTTGATTGCTTTTCTCTTACCAGCTATATATATCGCAACCGTAGCCTTTCATCCTGATGTATTGCCGCTCGAACTTGTGTATACAATTAAAGCTTCATTAGAGAAAGTACCACTTCCTCCTATTTTTGAAGCTCTCTTAATGGAATTAATCTTTGAATTATTACGGGAAGCTGGTATTCGCTTACCAAGCCGAGTTGGACAAACAATCGGTATTGTAGGTGGTTTAGTAATTGGTGATGCAATTGTAAAAGCTGGACTTGTTTCTTATACGATGATTATTGTTGTAGCTTTAACTGCCATCTCATCTTTTCTCGTTCCATCAAACGATATGAGTTCAGCAGTTCGAATTCTTCGTTTTCCATTAATGATTCTTGCTGCTATATTCGGATACGTCGGAATATCATTCGGTCTAATTATAACTTTCGTTCATTTATGTCAATTACATTCATTTCATACGCCATATCTTTCTCCTGTTGCCCCGATGCGGATAAAAGATATGAAAGATTCTTTCGTAAGACTTCCAATTTGGTCGTTTTGGGAACGACCACATGATCCAAAACCGAAAAAAATGCAACGACAACATGTAACGAGAGAGGATGAGGACGGTGACAAACACGCAAAGTAA
- a CDS encoding GerAB/ArcD/ProY family transporter, with the protein MTNTQSKISLVQFTFFVIQCQIGVGILSLPNRLHPIAKGGGWISALVAGLAIQLIILLMWLFLKRFPDADMYESVCMLFGNKFGKLLGFAYVFYFTLIGMTVMLNACNVIKVWILQATPWSAILMLFTIACCYVAYNTFKVIVRFYVMASILIIPMALLIALGLSRADFSYIFPITEAGWWNIIQASKETITAMYGFEIILIAFPKVNGSSVAKLKAISIANGFVTLFYTFTVWICFIVFSPKQIELIPEPVAYLLRSLHIGIIDRTDLLFIPIWMITVAASIASYYCAASIGIGHIFNLANHKKAVPIIGIIAFSVALFIDTPEELKVISTFTDKFTYIFIVVLPLLFLLYSVIRNKKGEQYVQKKS; encoded by the coding sequence GTGACAAACACGCAAAGTAAAATTTCGCTCGTTCAATTTACCTTTTTCGTTATTCAATGCCAAATCGGAGTTGGTATCCTTTCTCTACCTAACCGTCTTCACCCAATAGCAAAAGGAGGTGGATGGATTTCCGCTCTCGTCGCTGGGCTTGCAATTCAACTTATTATTTTACTTATGTGGCTTTTCTTAAAGCGATTTCCTGATGCAGATATGTATGAAAGCGTTTGTATGCTATTTGGTAATAAGTTTGGAAAACTATTAGGTTTTGCTTATGTTTTTTATTTTACGCTTATTGGTATGACGGTTATGTTGAATGCTTGTAATGTCATTAAAGTATGGATATTACAAGCTACTCCTTGGTCTGCCATTCTCATGCTATTTACAATAGCTTGTTGTTATGTAGCTTATAACACTTTTAAAGTCATCGTACGATTTTATGTCATGGCCTCTATCCTCATTATTCCAATGGCCCTTTTAATTGCTCTAGGGCTTTCCCGAGCTGATTTCTCTTATATTTTTCCCATTACAGAAGCCGGCTGGTGGAATATAATTCAAGCATCCAAGGAAACAATTACAGCCATGTATGGTTTTGAAATCATTCTTATCGCTTTTCCAAAAGTAAATGGCAGTTCTGTCGCAAAACTGAAGGCCATTTCTATCGCTAATGGATTTGTAACACTTTTTTATACTTTTACTGTTTGGATTTGCTTTATCGTATTTAGTCCAAAACAAATTGAGCTTATTCCAGAACCAGTTGCTTACTTATTACGCTCCTTACATATCGGAATTATAGACCGAACTGATTTACTATTTATACCAATTTGGATGATAACTGTTGCAGCTTCTATCGCTAGTTATTATTGCGCTGCTTCAATCGGAATAGGACATATATTCAATCTTGCTAATCATAAAAAAGCTGTTCCAATCATTGGTATTATTGCTTTTAGTGTAGCCTTATTTATAGATACACCTGAAGAATTAAAAGTAATCTCAACTTTCACTGATAAGTTCACCTATATTTTCATAGTTGTCCTTCCTCTTTTATTTCTACTTTATTCTGTGATACGAAATAAGAAAGGAGAACAGTATGTTCAAAAAAAGAGTTAA
- a CDS encoding amino acid ABC transporter ATP-binding protein — MIEFRNVNKYYGNFQVLKDINVQVKKGEVVVVVGPSGSGKSTLLRCINQLESITDGELIVQNTEVHNAKTDMNELRRNIGMVFQHFYLYPHKTVLQNITLAPIKVNKISKEEAEKTAMFYLEKVGIPEKASVYPHQLSGGQQQRVAIARGLAMQPEIMLFDEPTSALDPEMIGEVLDVMKTLAKEGMTMVVVTHEMGFAREVADRILFMDDGQIIEDTTPANFFANPEQERARLFLSRVLNH; from the coding sequence TTGATAGAGTTTCGTAACGTAAATAAATATTATGGCAACTTTCAAGTTTTAAAAGATATTAATGTGCAAGTGAAAAAAGGTGAAGTAGTAGTTGTTGTTGGGCCTTCAGGATCAGGGAAAAGTACATTACTCCGGTGTATAAACCAGTTAGAGTCAATTACAGATGGAGAGTTAATTGTACAAAATACAGAGGTACACAATGCGAAAACAGATATGAATGAATTACGCCGAAATATTGGAATGGTCTTTCAACATTTTTATTTATATCCACATAAAACTGTTCTTCAAAATATTACACTAGCACCTATTAAAGTAAATAAAATTTCAAAAGAGGAAGCTGAGAAAACAGCAATGTTTTATTTAGAGAAAGTAGGAATCCCTGAAAAGGCCAGTGTATATCCACATCAATTATCTGGTGGACAACAGCAACGGGTGGCAATTGCTAGAGGACTTGCGATGCAGCCGGAAATTATGCTATTCGATGAGCCTACGTCTGCTCTTGATCCAGAGATGATCGGGGAAGTACTTGATGTTATGAAAACGCTAGCTAAAGAAGGGATGACGATGGTCGTTGTCACGCATGAAATGGGATTTGCTAGAGAGGTAGCAGATAGGATCTTATTTATGGATGATGGCCAAATTATTGAAGATACAACACCGGCGAACTTTTTTGCAAACCCTGAACAAGAAAGAGCCCGTTTATTTTTAAGTCGGGTACTAAATCATTAG
- a CDS encoding amino acid ABC transporter permease, translating to MPDFSILTNNIDMYLEGFKYTVMSSVIALIGSFILGVILAVMRIAPIRILNWIGSAFVEFVRNIPLVLIAFIFYFALPVIGITLNGFVAGTVTLTVYTATFIAEVIRAGILSVAKGQMEAARSSGLTYVQAMYYVVLPQAVKIVVPPLGNQFLNLVKNSSILGIIAGADLMYQGDLISTKTFVTFDVYIFVGMFYLILTIPLSMLVRYLEKRLAKEAV from the coding sequence GTGCCTGATTTTTCTATATTAACGAATAACATTGATATGTATTTAGAAGGGTTTAAATATACAGTTATGTCTAGTGTAATTGCATTGATAGGTAGTTTTATTTTAGGAGTAATTTTGGCAGTAATGCGTATTGCACCTATTCGCATTTTAAATTGGATAGGATCAGCTTTTGTGGAGTTTGTAAGAAATATTCCACTTGTATTAATTGCATTTATATTCTATTTTGCTTTACCTGTAATAGGAATTACTTTAAATGGTTTTGTAGCAGGAACAGTTACGCTTACGGTATATACGGCAACTTTTATTGCAGAAGTAATTCGCGCTGGTATTTTATCAGTTGCGAAAGGGCAGATGGAAGCTGCTCGCTCTTCAGGGCTAACGTATGTGCAGGCGATGTATTATGTTGTCTTACCCCAAGCAGTGAAAATTGTAGTTCCCCCTTTAGGAAACCAGTTTCTCAATTTAGTTAAAAACTCCTCAATACTTGGAATTATTGCTGGTGCTGATTTAATGTATCAAGGAGATTTAATTTCAACGAAGACGTTTGTTACGTTTGATGTTTATATATTTGTCGGGATGTTTTATTTAATATTAACAATTCCGCTCAGTATGCTAGTGCGTTATTTAGAAAAACGCTTAGCAAAGGAGGCGGTGTAA